From the genome of Salvelinus namaycush isolate Seneca unplaced genomic scaffold, SaNama_1.0 Scaffold277, whole genome shotgun sequence:
TTGTCATGCTGTGACACGCAGTTCCTAATTCTCACGAAAATCTAACTAAAAAATCTAACATCTAATCTATCTTCAAAATCTTTTTAAAGTCAGGGTATAAGTCGAGAAACATGCCTATTTTCCTTGAAAATACGTAATGGTACGATtgcaaagctatacgatattacagagaacaagttaaatatctctaattatctctgaaaatatttgtattgttgtgcttcttgttcacGGAGGGTAATTAATGCCAATGTACTTTTCTTTAAGCTGTTAATACAAATTGAAAGTAGTTTCCGATATCCTaatttcttaaagtatttctggtgatagcaggtgatagtgatacacaagctaggtctatttgaaacattgccattCCATGGCAGCATTTACCAGCCACCAGGTTCAGAAGATTTAAAAcccatgtaaaatatatttaaaacccaatTCTATTTTTGTCCAAAGTTAAGATATAAATTATTCAAACGGAACATAATTTATGCTGgttattattttaggctattttagttttggagtcaaacaggtttgttattttatttcagtttactaaacagTTTTCCCCTAATTACTGTTTCTATATTAAGCATGGAGGTTCCCCTATCAACCAGTCAAGGTACTGGTGACAAAGCAGGACAGATGGGACAGACggaacccttctgtggtaacagacagaggcgatttgtaatcaaatctaattcccaggaatggggttcatatgaaccacagagactgtgtgtgggataataacatggccctgtccaaccctgcttgttccctcgactccgctaccaaccaccaatctccaacagggcccttaacctgtatcactagacacctcatagtgagctacaggtaggaatcagcaatgaatcacaataatgagacacctctggggagggatgtcagcatcatttaaaaatataaataaatatatagtgttttatgacaaaccgtttttttacaaatccgtcaagacaccaacttagactttactgtgaaatgctttacttacaagcccttaaccaacagtgcagttcaagaagaagaaaacgtttaccaagtagactaaaataaaaagtaataataaaaagtaacacaatgagaataacgaggctatatacagggggcaccggtactgagtcagtgtggaggctatatacagggggcaccggtaccgagtcagtgtggaggctatatacagggggcaccggtagcgagtcagtgtggaggctatatacagggggcaccggtactgagtcaatgtggagggtatatacagggggcaccggtagcgagtcagtgtgcggggttacaggctagttgaggtaatctgtacatgaaggtaggggagtgtagtgactatgcataggtaacaaacaaccagcgagtagcagcagtgcacaaaagggagggggtgggggggggtcaatgtaaattgtccggtggtgattttacagattttctagacttggcgctgcggtagcagagaaaacagtctataacttgggtgactggagtctctgacaattttgtgggctttcctctgacaccgccaattatataggtcctggatggcaggaagcttggccacagtgatgtactgggccgttcgcactaccctctgtagcgccttagggtcagatggcgagcagttgccataccaggtggtgatgcaaccggtcaggattctctcgatggtgcagctgtattaccttttgaggatctggggacccatgccaaatcttttcagtctcctgaggggataaaggttttgttgtgccctcttcatgactgtcttggtatatacccacctgggtgattgaaagatgaactgaggtccacactccagtccagttgatggtggtaatgcaccttaaagttggtttccaaccgccatataaagtccaaagaagaaaaataagCCTAAAAGAAGGTGAAATTACGAGAAACTAATTTGGTTTACCGTTTGGGGTATTGCGACTGGttacttattttgatgtgatatgaaagtattgtgtgaaattattctcAATTGATATGAAAGTgcagcgatttatgtttctagaaatgtatcgcaattgagaatggattcacatttagatggaatatttgacaattttagctgccagagccagtctacctctgaaaataacatacagtccttggaccctgaggagtaacgggggcagcaatcagcagtagaaacaataacaaagcgtactccctgcctgtttcggtaaaaagctgagggatggggatggagaaatgcaaccatccatgatatcaacattatagttttaaccatgttttgaggatataccgtgtttgtttatatttactgacaaacattggagtaaaaataagctcatattttgggttctgatggggtacaacagttgaactaagctcatgaggcatttataagtgaattcttaaagaaacaatgggtacatatcattaatgtacaagtcccaaaatggatgtaacaactgctgattgcccctttaagactacatattgggctaatctaataggagatattgaggactacagtatttcaggtattgtcattggatgcattttatcaattgttaacgttttgttgatggtccactcttgatgttctacacgttacagtgtagcttcaggcCACTTCCTACatgaacaacattaaagtgtagaacccctttactgcatattggttcacgactgcagagacggtacttactgggggttaaacggatctccaacctcctcttcttcctccaatgtgacagtcatctcccctcctcccctttcactccaaaaactgcatcctcctctccttttactgtaacttcctcctctttcactgaaacgtctttctcttcttctttcacggtaacaacctcaccctctacgTGTTTTaatattgtaacagcctcctcttccttctcctctttcactccaaaaatcGCATCCtacctctttcactctgaacgcatcttcctcttctttcactgaaacgtctttctcttcttctttcacggtaacagcctcactctcgacttgtttttttattgaaacaagcctcctcttcgtcctcctttttcacgaaagcttctttctcttcttagcaggaggagagtagcttagtgaaactcatggtcggagatgttagctagctagcattagcgactagcctagttctaagctaacttagcaaaccagctagctgacaaacaacgtaaatatataattaaatgggccaacaagtacatacgacagaagtgtgtttaaaacACATCGACTAATATACACCACAACAGTGTAAAGCGGGTGAATgtttgtagctatgtttgctagaaagctaccgaggtgtctgactagctgttgttgttgagaaagcgtcccgtccactagattatacgtcacactggcagcatctgCCTGAACCTAAAAgaacgcacatcgccatctgctgactggagtgggaaacgcagttgaggaaccaaatgttatttttcatttatttcataaagtttaatattatattatgccgttcaaagagaagcatgtgttgcttgattcgtgtttaatgagtgagaatTTAAAACAAGATTTTACACCCACAATCAAATGGTTGGTTAataatctaaatcatggtttagtgtttctgtatcaaaatgtacttttaacaaattcaaatcctttggagtcattttgaccccagccaaaagcacctttgataaataggacatttatttcaaatcaaattcaaatcacattttattgggtCACagacacgtgtttagcaggtgttattggcgggtgtagtgaaatacttgtgtttctagctccgacagtgcagtaatatctaacaagtaatatctaacaatttcacaacccatacacacaaatctaagtatttgaatctaggtttctctgtagacatgatccatcccgccagagggtggaggggcacctgtatcagtggttttgaccagatagacacctgcagacacacagtatagtgcctcccatgtactctcctaagattggacttttctataccacgtatcacgtgactgtgtacaaaactgctaatggtagaaaactctgccagctgtatacagtgcattcgttaagtattcagaccccttcactttttccacattcagttacattacagccttattctaaaattgaatatttttcccctcattaatctacacacaataccccataatgacatcacaataccacataatgacaaaccaaaaacaggtttgtaaacatttttgcaaatgtatttacttaagtattcagaccctttgctatgagactcgaattgagctcagatgcatcctgattccattgatcatccttgagatgtttctccagcttgattggagtccacttgtggtaaattcaattgattagacatgatttggagaggcacacacctgtctttataaagtcccacagtttacagtgcatgtgtcgtggtaatttcctgtattactcaataaagagagagagagagccaaccacacacaagtcagagttaaattatatattccatctttaatatatatacaagcttcaccaaagcccttttttgactctcagatcaattcagtgtctataaatgaattctctgagagtgcttacaaaacaattcttagtctcatttatagccaagatacacccctctcaacttacaaagaatcctttacccgaaagaggagtatcctatcgctagacagcatcagctataaatcattgttcagtttgatctcccaagacaaggtttaaatctcatgcttgttacttcactgtctaccaaaacattacctcatccaatggcatatatcaattgtcatttctagatattccaaacctggacaaactaaaaatcagacagtgagcctcttagatcaaatactaggtcaagataagggcaacttcagaggggaaatacaatggttccaaacactgccaaactccttccccctatgagaaaagtagggagtgactggcgtacagacattgtatgagataactaactggttccccaattaataactccatcccgtcacatggtttaggaatagttacagacacgttcccataagaaaacaacgttcccataagaaaacaactgtcctcttcccttctgatattctacttagcaccacatggtttaacagatacattgacttatgaagacaagcccgacctctcccctctctgggaagagcaaaaaccaagccatgaggtcaaaggaattgtccgtagagctctgagacaagaatgtgttgaggcacagatctggagaaaggtaccaaaaaatgtatgcagcattgaaggtccccaagaacacagtgtccgccCTCATTCTTAACTGGaataagttaggaaccaccattactcttcctagagctggccgcccggccaaacggagaaatcgggggagaagggccttggtcaaggaggtgaccaaaaacgcgatggtcactctgacagagctccagagttcctctgtggagatgggagaaccttccagaaggacaatcatctctgcagcactccaacaaatcaggcctttatggtagagaccagacggaagctactcctcagtaaaaggcacatgacagcccgcttggagtttgccaaaaggcacctaaaggactctaaccatgagaaacaagattctctggtctgattaaaccaactctttggcctgaatgtcatgtCTCATGTCTGGAGAAAGTCGGTACCATCCCGGTGAAGCGGTGGtcatggcaacatcatgctgtcatgtttttcagcagcagtgcaaattgtccgctggttttggtgtaatttctcacccatttTGTCAGTAGGAAaattaatttcccctcaggcacacacattagttgattgttattatgaaggtcatttgtataGAATGTACTTTCCCCCACTCATTCACCACATCTCATTACATTGCCTATTTATATGTGGTGacctgactgcgtccagactgtcaaaggcccatcctggtagatctgaacctaattcagcttggagtgatcagataacagaagtcacatttaggtgccaggtgtaactgagtccatagatgctccatatccattactttgagtgttttatataatatgactaaatttgtttctttctgtgttgcaggggcagtcaagaaatgtaacggcaaggccacagaacatgacataagcagagctgtgggagaccacctcaagcccctggtagagtcgggggtggtgtttaccactccaccacgccttcagcaggcttgaaaagtgggattgatactgtttttcatactaagatggagggtctgttgattgatcagtcattgggttcatttgttgaaatcaaatcaagctttatttatacagcacatttcagacatgatgcaacacaatggcttcacaggagaaaacaatgaaataaaCAGTAGtacttagtacacaaaaataacaggataaaaaaaacagaagattaacaacttaaagaccaatgagcattctaaggaaatgccattgattaaaacactaattggatgcaatatccaacccaaaatataagcttgttttttaggaggggttctcaaagacactatggggctgtcgactgaaagttgactagtaacaacaactgggaccaaaaagacaccaaccatgagacccactaaatctgcccaagaagaggcaagtaaaaaaaaaaaaaagtaaataaaagaAAAATCCATACCAAACTTCaagacaggaagtaaaccaaaacagtggagcaactaaaggtgttgactctctacatctatcaagacaactggagcactgggccagacactcttaaatagaacctggaccagctcaggtgaaacaccttcccactaacgagatggacaagccagcacaggtgtaacacatactgactaacgaggtgacaccaatcagtgcgtcctacgtgctaacgagctagacttgctaaagtccaacctcaaaacataaatggaaaaaccaaagactaactaacaccttaagagtttgctcaccaacaacagaaaacaacttccatttcacattataatcaactgcaatgcttcaccgtcaccaatataaacatggtgtctgtctactggcaaacaacaatatttattttttattattcccacaaagatttttctttctatagcttctagaactctcctcttcttaaaactcaccagcttctagaactctggtccccttggaacgagcccaaacaaaactcatctccaatacagaaaaacgtgcagtaaaaataaactgtgatccatggcaatgcactggctaaacgcaaaacacaaaacatttttacagccccccttgagacaatcagcaaccaggttgtcctcacaacggacatgtctgatttcaagaggaaactcctgcaatatgcgtagtaactttccacctcactgcggagcttctctctcttttcagggttcactcgataggcatgttgttggatcggggcccagtccccaatgtcatgctctagtacatttggtttggcacatctgaAAATGACCcttgatattctaaaaacagggcaacaatgtcaatataattgtaccaaaaaattgtcagttggttgcatgaataaataTCACTACTAAATGttatatgaaatatttgattgcatagtattattttcaacatcttttcaattacattgtgccaggtgggatagcccaatgtcaaaacacagttttaacatgtccaaatcaataaccaatatgcagaaacagtttgggataaattgaaaacctaacatgtggtatatacacaaacatctgccacaataattgtcttttttaaaacaagctccttataaactgcacacgcaccaaaaacgctgttgttttgacaagtagcaataaatcactgatatcgattaggggggaaattaggttgtacgtgctgttgaaactaacacaacaacaaaaaaaacatggaaattGGAGATATCTTTAACCTCACTGAtaagaggacaacctgcagaagacagtcagctacattttggagtgatgcatttaaatttaggggtcgctaaacaaaggaacgcaacacttatttgtcattactcatcgatatcatgttgaaatcaattgtgccgagaggagggagatgaggttgcacgtcctgttaaaactaacagctcaaaaaccacacggaatctgggaataatgtgtacatcactggttagaggacaatttgtagaaaacagctagctacattttaattcaagtgggtcactaacgtggtaaacagctaggaacacaactcttttttttggttgtcactttttgttaaatctcataaatagtactcttccaattcagagcctggattttccccctgaggctaatatccatatcatgttgaaatcaatagaacaggggacaaacatttagggttctacattgtgacatcatttcattgaaatcatgaaacaactccttcatgtatgtattttctgatgtttgatcagacaccttttatcagagtatctcttatcacattgatcacagctatgaggtttctctcctgtgtgtgttctctggtgtatagtcagatagccagatgtagtaaaactcttcccacattgaccacagctataaggtttctctcctgtgtgtatccgctggtgtatagtcagatggtCAGATCtagtgaaactcttcccacattgatcacagctataaaatatctctcctgtgtgtattctctggtgttcagTCAGATggtcagatctagtaaaactcttcccacattgatcacagctataagatttctctcctgtgtgtattctctggtgtaaagtcaaatggtcagatctagtaaaactcttcccacattgatcacagctatacaatttctctcctgtgtgtgttctctggtgtagagtcagagagccggatgtagtaaaactcttcccacattgatcacagctatacggtttctctcctgtgtgtgttctctggtgtagagtcagagagccggatctagtaaaactcttcccacattgatcacagctatacggtttctctcctgtgtgtgttctctggtgtctaaTACGATAGCTAgatgaagaaaaactcttcccacattgatcacagctataccgtttctctcctgtgtgtgttctctggtgttcagtcagatggctagattttacaaaactcttcccacattgagcacagccatatggtttGTCTCTTGTGTGTaatctttgatgtattttaagttttaaTGAAGAATTGAATCTTttaccacagtcagagcagcaatgagatttcttccctgtgggtctctgcaggtgtttctggaggagttctgatgtggagagactcttctctgcctcttcagcctcatgttgttgttgaggcttcccagaggatccacgatagtcccgtctctcacctgtgtgaacaacaaggtcAGACAGACGGTTAAAGTCCCACAGCAAAAATCCACTGttaatttgaggtaaaaggtgatgcccagagtaTACCCAttaagttgtacaacaattgacgtctgttaaattattttacaattgtcttaagataGTCaaaacctaagcagtgtgccagatgacctTCGGCCTTTCTGTGTTTGTGGTAAGGAGATTTTCATtgttcacaatgtattctgaacattacagcacaagatcaggagtgctactcaaggaaactcacattaagctctgtgtctattcactaattcaccaccgtgggggaaaactcaggggagttctcataggctgacagcaataatagcctccatttacaggttgaatatgagtgcatttcacattactattGGATTATAAATTGTAAGGCTCGCTTGAATGTCCTggttaatatgtttgtgttgtcGTCACAATTTAACTGCTATATACTTAAAAAAACACttaaccagtaaaatgctctttggctagctttaaCATCAGCCATAACTTccccctaacaacaacatagacctactgtagaacccataacttcacctaacaacaacatagacctactgtagaacccataacttcacctaacaacaacacagacctactgtaggacccataacttcacctaa
Proteins encoded in this window:
- the LOC120039521 gene encoding zinc finger protein 2 homolog, which produces MAVLNKLYSCDQCGKSFTRSDHLTLHQRIHTGEKSYSCDQCGKSFTRSDHLTLHQRIHTGEIFYSCDQCGKSFTRSDHLTIHQRIHTGEKPYSCGQCGKSFTTSGYLTIHQRTHTGEKPHSCDQCDKRYSDKSHLTEHQRTHTGEKRYSCDQCGKSFSSSSYRIRHQRTHTGEKPYSCDQCGKSFTRSGSLTLHQRTHTGEKPYSCDQCGKSFTTSGSLTLHQRTHTGEKLYSCDQCGKSFTRSDHLTLHQRIHTGEKSYSCDQCGKSFTRSDHLTEHQRIHTGEIFYSCDQCGKSFTRSDHLTIHQRIHTGEKPYSCGQCGKSFTTSGYLTIHQRTHTGE